ttggcagcaggtgaccTGAGAACTGTGTGTCTTCTGTAGCCACATGGTGGCGCCCAGGGAGCTGATAACCCCCGTGGCCAGTCCCGGGGGGCAGCTGGAGTCCTGGCTGTGTTAGCCATCTGGACAGCGCTGAGTGTCTTCTTAGTAGTGCAGCTGGCATCATGCCATGGGAGAGCTCATTCAGCATAGTTGCTCTGAGTCCTTGTGTTGGGCCCCAGAACATAAAGCAtgtctttaaaagcaaaatacattCTGCCTGGCTGTggtgcgcatgcctttaatcccagcactcgggaagcagaggcaggtggatctctgagtctgaggccagcctgggcttcagagcgagatccaggaaacaaacaaaaaagtaaaatacctCCTGAGATCTGAGATTCTGATGTTATTTTCTCTCTCCAAGAATTCTTGCTCCCTGTGTGATCCTTATTCACCAGAGACAGTACATAGTCCAGGCTTTGTAGCTGTGACATCTTCAGGCCCTCTCAGAAGTATAACACCGTTATCACTGGATGTCACTCTTCCTTTCAGTACCTAGGGCAAGGTGGGAACCCGTCCCTAATGTGCTTTCCTTGTTTTCAGCTGCTGTGGAGGGACCCTGCCATCCCAGGAAACAACTGGATCTCATTGGACCCACCCATGCActgacaggggtggggtgggcataACCAGAGGTCAGCTTGCCTCTGGGAGGCCATTTATTCCCAAGAGCAATAGACATTGGCCAGCTGAGGTTGGAAAGTCCTAGgaaactgcatgtgtgtgtggcctAGTACCTTTTTTATTAACCCTGCCCATGCATGGTACTTGGTAACTCCCCTTGGCTCTCCCTAGGCGGGCACCTGCCCCATACTCCCAGGACCATCATGGTGACTAGGGCCCTTCCTTGCAGGTGGTGAGAGGCTACAAGGCAACCATCCAGCAGACCCTGGACATCCTCTTCCTCCAAGAAGGGTCTGAGTTCCTGAGCAGCACCGATGCATCCACTCGGGACTCTGCTGACCGAACCATTATTGCTTGGGATTTCCGGACCGCTGCCAAGATCTCCAACCAAATTTTCCATGTGAGAAGCCCTGTGTAGAGTTGTTCTCGGTGTCAGCCATGGGGGACATTCCTGTAGCCCTGGGTTGGGGCCCTGGACCCCTCTCtgtctgggggaggaggagatgagctATTTGGAATATGTAGGATAGGGGTAGGCATAGGTCAGGCCCAGGACTGCTGCACACAGTGATGGCCTCTGTAGACTACCCTTTCTGGTTCAACCACCCATGGTGGCAAGAATACTCACTTCATAGAGTACCAAgaattacagaaagaaaatgcttaTAAAGATCTAACACAGCATCAGACACAGAGAGTCCTCCATAATGGTTTAACTATTGTTACCAACCCACCATCATCACTACTGACATCACTATCGCTGTgatcaccaccgccaccaccaccccccaccacgaACATAACCATCACTGTGATCCCCATCATTATCACTtctgccactaccaccaccactgtgGTCACTACCATCACCACATTGTCATGATCAGTGTCACCTtctttaccaccaccaccaccgttaCCATCACTATAATCATTACCTCCACTGCCATCACCACATCACCATCATCGCCATCACtgattaccaccaccaccatctccaccgtGTCAATATCACTGtgatcaccaccaccatctctgccaccatcaccatcactgatTACCACtacgaccaccaccaccatctccaccatgTCAGATCACTgtgatcaccaccaccaccatctccaccacaTCAGCATCACTAtgatcaccaccaccacaatctccaccaccaccatctctacCACCATCACTAACACGgtagtcaccaccaccaccatctccaccatgTCAAGATCACTgtgatcaccaccaccaccatctccacccaTCACCACAtcacccaccctcccaccccacttaCCACctcacgaccaccaccaccatctccaccatgTCAACATCACTTTAGTCCTCATCACCACCATTTCCACCACCATCATCtctaccaccatcaccaacattgtcgtcaccaccaccaccacctccatcaccgtTGAGGTGATGGTCACCACCATGACCATCTTTTGGTAATGGTAAGCTGTTACTGATCTCTTGAGTGTCCTGCCCCTGGTCTTAGTTGTGACCATGAGTGCATCTAGAccttctcctccctgccttgTCCTTCTGCTCAATGGGTTCTGAGTGGACCTGACTGAGCCGACTTTCAGACTGCCTCAGAGAGCCTGGCAGAGATGAGTACAAGGCAGGTGAGTGTGCTGCTGGCCACCGTCTGCCTCTATCCGCTTCCACATGCTCAGGGACAATGAGTGCTTTGCTGAAATCCTCACCAGGATGCTGGCTCGTCACCTGCTAGTCCAGTGGGCATCGTGATCCAGCTGCTCCCAGAGAGCTGTTGGCTCTGCTGGGATACTTTCAAGATTGGTGGCTTAAGGATAgtcttagagctgggtgtggtagcacacgcctttcatctcagcattcaggaggcagaggcaggccaatctttttgagtttgggaccagcctggtctacatattaagttccaagtcagccagggctataaagtaagacagtgtctcaaatatatgtgtgtgtgtgtgtgtgtgtgtgtgtgtgtgtgtgtgttgtgtatatatacacaacacacacatatatatatatacacatatatacatatatataaatgaggACCTCCTTCAGCACCCTGCGGAAGGGACACATGTGTTGACACTGGGTTAGCACGCTGAGCTCCACCTCAGACTGCAGAGCAGCAGAATAGGACAGTTGCATTGTTTTAAAGCTCTGAGTATATAGGAACTTGTTAGAACAACAGCAACCCATACAGACCCCCCAAGCCAAGGCCCAGGAGAAGGGGACAAAACCCCAGGAGCAGAGTGCAGGCTGGGTGGTGATCTGTGGGAGGCAGAAACTCCACCGTGGTAGCCTTCATCCCTCTGTGGTCCTGCTTTCTCAGGAGAGGTACACCTGTCCCAGCCTTGCCTTGCATCCGAGGGAGCCTGTGTTCCTGGCACAAACCAATGGCAACTACCTGGCTCTCTTCTCCTCTGTGTGGCCCTATCGGATGAGCAGACGGCGACGCTATGAAGGGCACAAGGTACCCCCCATCTTTGTTACTTAGGTCAGATGCTCACCATTGGTCCCCAAGCTTCCAGCCATGCATCTCCAGGGCACATGGACCCTCTGGGCACTCTGACTGTGTATGTGAGGGTCCATTCAGGGGCCAGGCCACATGCCCAGCCATAGGCAGGAGAGCATGTCAGTTCCCATGTCATGGGGTGGGAACAGGAGCAGGGTAGGACAGACTTGGGAGCCATTTCTCTATGTACCCCTTTCCTGCCTGAGGCCCACTTTGCTGGCCTGGAAGAGGCTGGGGACTCACTGACTACTTGGTGCGGAACCTTAGCTCTGCAGAAGCTACTGCATCTGGGTTCCATTACCAGGACATTGTGGTTAGATGCTGTCATCTATGAAATTTACACTCGAGTGCTGTGCATTTGGgctacaatacaataaaataaaataaaatacacatactgttttaagtaagtttacatTTGTGTTGGGTATTCACGTACTGGAGACCAGCAGCCATGGGCCATAGGTTTGATGTGACTGTTGGGGCTAGTGACCTTGGGATACCAGGCCACCCCACCATCCTGTAGCCTCACAGTTACAACTCAGCCTTTGGCCTTGGGGTCACTAGGTGTAAAGCCAACCCCGTGCTTGGCTGCTTCTTGGCCTCAGCTCATCCTTTGTAGTGTGGGGTCCTAGCTACCGCCTCACCGGTCGCCGGCTCTGTCTTTCTCCACAGGTGGAAGGCTATGCTGTGGGCTGTGAGTGCTCCCCATGTGGTGACCTGCTGGTGACAGGCAGCGCTGATGGCCGGGTTCTGATGTTCAGCTTCCGCACTGCCAGCCGGGCCTGCACACTGCAAGGGCATGCTCAGGCCTGCCTTGGCACCACCTACCACCCCGTGCTGCCTTCGGTCCTTGGCACCTGCTCCTGGGGAGGAGACATCAAGATCTGGCACTAACTGGCAACTGCGACCCTGCCCCTGGGTGGCTGACACTGAAGTTGACTGGAGGTGCAGGGGGGCTGCCCGGCTGCCTGCTGAGCCTCAGtgactcatctgtaaaatggggctgAGAAGCTGTCTCAGGGTATAAGGACTGCAttagtaaaggcatttgccaaatGCCTGGTGATGCTCAATCAGTAAGTGTGTGttctatagtttttcttagtgTGATTTTGAAATGAACACATATCAGCAGCCCCTGTTACCTTCATCCTGCGGGTAGGGGGGCTTGAGGTGGGATTGTCACCTGCTGGTCCCGAGAGTGTTATCCTTGGGACACTGGGGCTCTGGGTCTTCGATCTGCCCAGGAACTCTGTGCAGGAACTCCACGGGGCCCTGCTACTCGCCTGCTCCCTACTAGACACCAAAGCCATGCTTTTGCTTCTCCCTGGTCACCTCTCTGGTCCTCTACCCTGCTGCTTGCCCACGGCCAGGTGGGAATCTGTGCTGGCCACAGCTATGTGTCTATCCTGGAAGGGGTGATGAGGAGaagcagggtcccaaaagcaCCTTCAGGAACTGACTGGGCTGGGTTaggaagtgtggtggtttgaataaaaaaaaaaaatatggctccCAAAGGCTTGTGCATTTGAATGTTTAGAGAGTGAAACTGTTTGAAAAGATTAGGAAGATTcagaggtgtgaccttgtggaggaagtgagtcactggggatggactttgaggtttcaaaggcccatgtTAGGCCCGGTCTTTCCCCCctactctgtctccctctctgccttcagatcagggtgtagaactctcagctactgctccaacaccatgtctgcctacatgccgctgtgctctccaccatgatgttaataatctctgaaactgtaagcaagccccaattaaatgctttctttcataagagttaccttggtcatggtgtctcttcacagcaatagaacaatgaccaAGACAGGAAGCCTAGCTCCTTAGGGACCTGGGCGGGCCCATGAGTCTCAAACACTACCAGAATTGTAACTGAGAGATTGCCTGATGGCCCAGGGACACAATTATAGGTTGGGGtgagggacagggaggggaggaggggaggaggcctGGGACTTGGCAGAGTGGTGCATGATTTCACACCTTACCCCATTCTACAGTCTAATCCCAGGCAAgacctgcctccttccctctgccccagtTCCTCAcctgggaggccagaagtcaaGAGAGCAGCCTGCAGATGCGTTGGGGAGCTGGAAGAGTGTTGGCCATAGTGAACCCAAGTCTGAGGCCAAAGGTGGCTCAGGGATGCTGTGTAAGGACGTTTAATTTAGTGTCCAAGGCACTGAGGGGCCGGTCCCACCAAGGTAAAGCAGGTCAGGGCCCCAGGCTGAGGCTTGTCCTAAAGCTCCAATGTCCTTGCTGCCACAATAGGTCAGCTCAGTTCCCTCTCCCCAggctgcctcctctgtgcttggGTGCCTCTGGGCCTTGTACCCACTATCCTGGCCCTAGGCTACTGTCCTTCCCCCATAAGCATACCCTCTTCCTCATTCAGGGAGCTACAGGGAAGCAACAGAGCCTCCTTCTCCCTCAAGCACTGGCTTCCACCCTGTGCTATCCTGTGTGACTGACACTCAGGTATGGAGTAAGCTCCCTGGGCAGAGCTTTGTGTCCTGCTGTGCCCCTGGCACATAAGCATGCAATGAATAACTGCCGTGTAGCCTGTCGGGACCAGATTCGAACTTCGCCTCTGTGTTTCCTTCGTTACTGTGTGGCCTCAGGCAAGCTGTGCTCACTCATTGTCTCAGTTTCATCCCCGGAAGAGCATCATGGGGCCTGCAAGCAGTGGGTGCTCAAGATGCTTGCATCTGTGGCTGCCTGTGGAGCTGAGCCTGTGCAGGTGGATCCTGGGGCCAGGTCCCATTCTAAGGTCATGAGTGGCAGGCCAAGGGCTGCTGTCCCTCCTGCTTTCAGGGTCTTAGCAAGGTCCAGACTTAGTCCTGGCAGAGGATGCTGGCAGGgggctgcttccttccttcccacttgaCAGACTCTTGGGAGCTTTAGCTCAGCTGGCTTCTGTCTCAAGCCCTACTAGACTAGGACTCCTTGCCCAGGCAGATGGGGAGCTGTGATCAGTATCTCCCAGCATGAGCCAGAGGACTGGGGTACTCCCTGAAGAACTCAGGGCCCCTGATGGTGTCTTCGTGAGTGTCTCCCCAGTTGCAGGCCTGAATTAACTAGAACGCAGTAGGCCCAGCCTCTCCCAGtgccctccccagcctcctccagcctctcccagtgctgccccccacccccacagctgcCATCCCAAGGTTTCTCCCTACCCCGGGGTATCTTCTGATTACTGTCCTCACTGCAGTGTTGGCATCACCACTGACTGGCTCTGGTCGTCAGGATTTTCCAGGAGGGCCAGCGGGTGGTTTTAGGGGGCTTCCCTGTCTACCTCAGTGCCCAGCCCCCTTCTGCCCATGGAGCCCTGATCAAACTCTGGGCCTGCCCCCCGATGCTGTGGGATTTGGCTTCTCTGAACCTCTGCTTTCTCAGGTCCACAGTGGGCCTGTAGGGACGAGGGTAGAGGAAAGAGTTCTACAGACTGTCGCCCTGTTGGTATtgccaggacagacagacaccgtTTGAATCTTCCATGCTCTGACTCAGGTCCAGGGGAGCAGTCAGGGGTCTCCGGGAGTCCCATTGTGGTTGTTTCCTGGTGCCATCCCTAGCGTCTGGTTTGACCCCGTAGGAGCTGGTGCCCCATGGTTCCGGGAAGGAGGGCAGGTGTgtcccctgcttccttcctctgctctcttcaAATGTCTTCCTCCAAAGAACATTCAGGAAGATTGACTTTGATCCCAGCTGAGGTGTCGGGAGTTCACcatttgcaatttaaaaataggaaagcTAAATTTGGAAAGCACAGAGCAGGATGAACCTGGAGTGTGGgttctccctccacccaccctccTGGGCCCAACTCACCCCATCCCGCTTTCGCATCTGCACCCTGCAACATCAGATCAGAGGTGCCCTGGGAGGAAAGCAGCCCTGTCTAGAGATGCCTCCACAGGCTGCATCTGCTGCTGGCTTGTTCGCCGAGTCAGGTTGTGACTGTCATCTGAGTGGCACTAGCAGGCAGCCCCCCACAGTGCGTGGCCATGACCCCCAGTGGCCTACTGAGGAGGCCTCTGTTCCAAGGGCAAGAGGCATGCTGGGACCACCCATCCCTGAAGCCTGTACCCTTGACACATTTTACTGCCCCTCCAAATGACTCTCTATATTCCCTCACCCCAGCTGGACTCCATACAGGAGTTTGTCAACTGTCTAGAAAGCCTCAGGAAAGGGCCAGTGTCCTTAGGCTACAGAAAGGGAAGTTTAGCCCTACCTCTGGTGATAGCCAGCCAATGGGAGCATAACCACATACTGACTGCCCATTGGGACTCGAGGGGCGGGGGCATGGACGTTTGCAGGGGTTGAGCACACAGATGGGCATCATTAAAGACTAGGCAGGGTCTGAGTGGACACCAGAGAGGGTGGTCTGTGGATGAGGGGGCCCCTACCAGGGCTCACCTGGTGACATGGGTATATGGGTACTGCCAGGAGCACCTGTCCTCTGTGGTATAGGCACAGAGCATCTGGAACTGGTAGCTCCAGGCTGAGCCTGTCAGGGAGGCACCTGGAAGCACTGTTTTGGAATGCTCTAGCTCTCATTTTCCTAGGCCTTTGCTGGAGTTACCTGGTGAACGCCTATCCATTCCTCAACAGCCATATTGAGCCTCTCCTGACcctgtcttccctctcctctAGAACAGGGGACTTGTCCTGATTTGGATTCTAAGAGGCCCTTGTGCTAcatctgcctcccttcctccctccctccctccctccctccctccctccctccctccctccctccctccctcccagtctcTGACTAGCAGAGCCAGCATGGGGCTGGATAGGTGGCTGTAACACAGAGGACAGGAGGAAAGCATCAAACCCAATTCAGGGAGTGCCGTGGGCCAGAGTGATGCACAGCCCTGGGGCCGTGCTGAGACAGCAATATTCAGTACTGTGAGAACCAGATACCCCGCGCTCTGGCCGGTGCCAGCTTTGAAGGCTAAGGCAGAGCTGCAGGGCGCGGAGCTGGGATGAAGTAGTTCTCGACAGGAGAGGCCGGAGTGTCCACAGGAAGCAGATGGAAAGCCTGTCTCTCCTGCAGGAAGCTGCCGCCATCCTCGGCTTTGTAGAAAACTCACAATGCACTTTCAAGGGTTGAGTGAACGTGTGGCAGATAACCAGGCGCACAAAGAAACAGGGTAACATGAACAGGAAGCGGAGACAGATCCACGGAGTCTATGTGGTAAAAGTGCCAGACCCCAACTTTGAAATGGCCACTGGCTTTACAGAAATAAGGGGTGAGCTTGAAAGAAACTGGGGAACAGGAAATTGGATGAGGACACTGAGCATCTCTACCACCCCAACAGCACCTGGACATGGCAGTAATTGGCACCTGGAATGGAGATTCAGTGGCTCTGTTTGGCAGCTGAGGGACATAGGAGTGCATGAGCTAGAAGGCGAGCTGTGTGGACCCCTGTAGGGTGAGTCAAAAGGAGAGACACACAGCAGTGCTGCTAGAGGACGGATGTGGAGGCTCCGCCATAGTTGGATGGCggtccagagggacagaggggaaaTGGGCAGAAGGTTTTTAAAGAGTGACATGAGGTTTCCTGGAACCGATGAACCCCACACAGTCACACCCTAGGGAAACCACAGCCAAACCAAAGAGAAGCCCATGTCCAGCTAGAGGGAGAGACACAACCAAAACAGGAGTGCCACATTCTTCCAAGAAGCCAGGAGCCGAGGGACGCAGAGATTGCTAGCATCAGGCCGTTGCCGGAACTGAGACATTTCAGAAGAGTAAGAGTGGACCTTGTCACCAGGAGACCCAGTCCAGCTGAAGGCAACACTGGAGGGGCTGCCTCGGAGAAGGGAGCCAAGGAGAGCGCAGGGGACAGCCTCAGGGGACACTGAAATGCTGAGCCAGCCAGGTGGCCAGGCAACCTGAACACTAGGTGAAAGCTTGGATGCTGAGCCTGGGAGGCTGCCAGGCCGGGAAGGGGCCCACCCTGATAGATTGAAAGGGACTGTGGAGGGACACCGGTCCCTGCTTCTGGTTAACTGGTTAACACCAggaaaacaaacgaacaacaacaacaacaaaataccatgaACCTGAATTCTTTCCATTGCTGTGCTTTATTGGGGAATGCGGAATACAGTACTAATTGACGGCAGGCATGCATCACAAGTCACACTTGCACAAAGCGGTAGGTAGGGGGTGCGgagtggggcgggggtgggaggagCCTCATATCTGAGGTAGAGTCAGGTGGtacagggagggggtggggaggaacaaGCACCGGCTGTTCTGGGGGTTGGCCCCTCTTGGGCCCACAGGCCGGGCCACAGGGGAGCTCAGGGTGGATCAGGGCAGAGTGCTGGTGCACTGTGAGACGGGTCCCGGTGCGGGTGCGACTGGGAGACGGGTGCGGGTTCGACTGGGAGACGGGTGCGGGTGCGACTGGGAGACGGGTGTGGGTGCGTAAGACAATTTCTGCGCCCTAAGTGGCTTTAGTTCCCCTTCTCAGTGGACAGAACATCATGGCTCCCTTGCTGCTGGCTTTCTAGCTTCTCCCCACTCGTGGAGACTGGCCCCCCTAGGGCCCCCGCCTCCCCTTCCCTGGGGCAAGCCCCACACACCATGTGGGGAATGCCAAGGCTGCCATCCAGAAGCTGGAGGCAAGTGCTTGAAGAAACACCCTTTTCCCTACAAAAATAGTTTCACTTACAAAATGGGGAAATGCTCACTTCAGGGGAGGGCGCAGTGTTTTCTGGGTAGAGGTTGtagcagaggctggggtgaacAAGACGAAAGCAGAGAGGGTTTGCTTTTTCAGGTTTCACTGGGGTGTTTGTAAGGGGTGTCAGGAGGAACTAGAGTTCCTTAGCAGGGGTTGGGCACGTCGGGGCTGACTACTCCCTCTTTGGGGCAGTAGGGGTTGGGCACATGGGGGCTGACTACTCCCTCTTTGGGGCAGTAGGGGTTGGGCACGTGGGGGCTGACCACTCCCTCTTTGGGGCAGTAGGGGTTGGGCACGTGGGGGCTGACCACTCCCTCTTTGGGGCAGTAGGGGTTGGGCACGTGGGGGCTGACCACTCCCTCTATGGGGCAGGGTAAGGTGGGGGCCCCTGACTGCAGCCTGCTGGTGGCAGTCAGTTGAGCAGGGTACCGTAGAGCTGGGCCTTAGTGAGACTGTCCTTACGGCTCAGCCCAGAGCCTCCAGTCCTGGGGAAGGCCTGCTGGGGGCTAAGACGAGCGGGAGGGTGCATCTCGGGAGAGGCCTCCATGGAGCTGGGCTCCAAGGAATCCCTGGAACCTTGCTCAGGCTCAGGGCTGCTGCCAGCCCCACACAGCTGCATCCGGAGCCTATTCCTCTCCCTACCCCTGCCCCTATCTCTCTCACCGGTTGCATAGCCAGCGAGAGGGTCAACGGAACGGCTGGGTCTGAGGCTCAGCTCCCCACCTGCTCGGAGGAAGCAGGGCTCAGCCAGATGACCCTGGGAGAGGTCATCGCCCTCCGAGAAACTATCGCCTTTGTAGGAGGCATAGAGGGGGCTGGCTCGGCCCTCAGCGCTATTGCCCGGGCTGCCGCCGCCAGCTGCACCGCCTCCGCCAATGTCGCCGCCACGGCCACCGCCGCGTCCACCGGCGCCACCGCGACCGCCGCCGCGGACATCGCGGACATCAGGGATATCGCGGACATCGCGGACATCGCGGATATCGCGGACATCGCGACCATCGCGGATATCGCGGACATCGCGGATATCGCGGACATCGCGGACATCGCGGATATCGCGGACATCGCGACCATCGCGACCATTGCGACCATCGCGACCATCGcggccgccgctgccaccgccgcggTAGAAACGTTCTGAGAAGGGCGAGTCGCGGCCTCCGTTGCCCGCCTGGTAGGGATAGGCGCCGACATCCTCCGCGTTCAGGGGTCGCCACTGGCCTCGCATGTCGTCTCCGACAAGCCGGTCACCGCTTGGCTTGGCCCGCAGGCTCCACAGATTCGGAGGCATCAGAGCCTGCTGGGGACTTGGCGAGGTCGGGAAGCGGTAGGACTCGGCCTGGTACGGAGACACTGTCCGAGCATAGCCTGGGGCTACCTGGCCCTCGAGCGGGGAGGCCAGCGTAGCCGAGGCCGAGGCCGAGGCGAAGCGAGGGCTGCTCCCATAGGCGGCGGCAGGTGGCTTGCGGTTGAAGAGCTCATCGCGGCTGTTTAGGTAGATGGCCTGCTGCGAGGCGGTCAGCGTGCTCGCCTGCCCGTGCTCCTTCTCCTCGGACGTGGCGCTGAAGCTGGAGTAGGAGCTGGACGTGGGCAGCGAGGCCGCGTAGCCCGGGTAGGCATCGCGGCGGCGGAAGGCCTCAGGGTAGGCCGCCGCcccggcctcctcctcctctgccgcGCTGTCGATGGAATTCTGCTCCCGCAGATAGCCCACGTCGGCCATCGGTGTCTCCACGCTGGGGCGCCGGTCATGCTGGTGCTCTTCAGGGCAGTAGAGAGCCGCGTTGCTGCAGTAGA
Above is a genomic segment from Peromyscus leucopus breed LL Stock chromosome 14, UCI_PerLeu_2.1, whole genome shotgun sequence containing:
- the Begain gene encoding brain-enriched guanylate kinase-associated protein isoform X2, which gives rise to MWTGSRRPGRLRRAASAADMEKLSALQEQKGELRKRLSYTTHRLEKLETEFGSTRHYLEIELRRAQEELDKVTERLRKIQSNYLALQRINQELEDKLYRMGQHYEEEKRAMNHEIVALNSHLLDAKVTIDKLSEDNEHYRKDCNLAAQLLQCSQNHCRVHKLSELPLEFQECVSLHMEKHGCSSPLCHQACADCVPPCILAKVLEKPDPGSLSSHLSDASACDLSFCEGVEEKSGQRPPYKEDIYCSNAALYCPEEHQHDRRPSVETPMADVGYLREQNSIDSAAEEEEAGAAAYPEAFRRRDAYPGYAASLPTSSSYSSFSATSEEKEHGQASTLTASQQAIYLNSRDELFNRKPPAAAYGSSPRFASASASATLASPLEGQVAPGYARTVSPYQAESYRFPTSPSPQQALMPPNLWSLRAKPSGDRLVGDDMRGQWRPLNAEDVGAYPYQAGNGGRDSPFSERFYRGGGSGGRDGRDGRNGRDGRDVRDIRDVRDVRDIRDVRDIRDGRDVRDIRDVRDVRDIPDVRDVRGGGRGGAGGRGGGRGGDIGGGGAAGGGSPGNSAEGRASPLYASYKGDSFSEGDDLSQGHLAEPCFLRAGGELSLRPSRSVDPLAGYATGERDRGRGRERNRLRMQLCGAGSSPEPEQGSRDSLEPSSMEASPEMHPPARLSPQQAFPRTGGSGLSRKDSLTKAQLYGTLLN
- the Begain gene encoding brain-enriched guanylate kinase-associated protein isoform X1, whose protein sequence is MGSHQSSQVPSGSEGLHAERGQVCASSSEAHQTTGSAGVNPSGQEGGADPEPQDQRQQGPGPGPECLLPMPFPSGCVSAGRASAADMEKLSALQEQKGELRKRLSYTTHRLEKLETEFGSTRHYLEIELRRAQEELDKVTERLRKIQSNYLALQRINQELEDKLYRMGQHYEEEKRAMNHEIVALNSHLLDAKVTIDKLSEDNEHYRKDCNLAAQLLQCSQNHCRVHKLSELPLEFQECVSLHMEKHGCSSPLCHQACADCVPPCILAKVLEKPDPGSLSSHLSDASACDLSFCEGVEEKSGQRPPYKEDIYCSNAALYCPEEHQHDRRPSVETPMADVGYLREQNSIDSAAEEEEAGAAAYPEAFRRRDAYPGYAASLPTSSSYSSFSATSEEKEHGQASTLTASQQAIYLNSRDELFNRKPPAAAYGSSPRFASASASATLASPLEGQVAPGYARTVSPYQAESYRFPTSPSPQQALMPPNLWSLRAKPSGDRLVGDDMRGQWRPLNAEDVGAYPYQAGNGGRDSPFSERFYRGGGSGGRDGRDGRNGRDGRDVRDIRDVRDVRDIRDVRDIRDGRDVRDIRDVRDVRDIPDVRDVRGGGRGGAGGRGGGRGGDIGGGGAAGGGSPGNSAEGRASPLYASYKGDSFSEGDDLSQGHLAEPCFLRAGGELSLRPSRSVDPLAGYATGERDRGRGRERNRLRMQLCGAGSSPEPEQGSRDSLEPSSMEASPEMHPPARLSPQQAFPRTGGSGLSRKDSLTKAQLYGTLLN